TAGAATTATATATATCAATTGAAAAGTAGATATTATTCGTATTGCATTGAATCTAAGATACGATAATAAATGATTAGTCAACGTACCCATCTATTTTTTATATCTGTAAAATAACAAATGATGCAGTAGTTGATCTTCTGGCAAAAGTATTATGGATCAGAAAATTGATTTCTGGACTAAAAGAAAAAAGCTAAAATGATGGTATAATTTGGAACAAATCAAAAGGCGTAGAAATTCTATTATTTTATAGAGTCGGCATCACAGTTTCCAAAGATGATTTAGTCCAACTAATACGCAGTGTCCATCAAGGAAACAGTCAACGATGGGCGGCTCAACATTACTGATCGCAGGATGTGGCACATATGATCACGTTGTGGTCACATCTATTTCATTCATTCTTTTATCTGCTGAATTCAATTCTCTGTAGCAAAAGAATAAAAGGGTTGTTAATAATCGGTGAATTCAGACAAAGTTATAGACACAGAAGAAAGAGAGAACCCAACATCTCATCTATGTTTCCTTTGGCTTCAGGATTCAGAGGATGAACTGCAAGGAAGAAAAGAGTCTAATTCCTATTTGCTTATCTCAATGACTCTCGATTTCAGGGTGACACAGACTGCAACCTTTGTCATCTGTACAGAATTAATCGGCCTTGGAACAACAATTACATGACAAAATACTATTGTCTgttgacaaagaagaagaagaagcagcagcagcatgaaGGTTGGTCATGGTGGCCGCCAGGCTCACTGGCTTCTTGGCTTCGACGGCCTTGCCGATCCGCGCTTGCCGAAGAATCCACAGCAAAGGCAACGAGGGACCTTAGGAGATGGCGGGTCGACGTTCGGCGGGAGGACACCTGCACGGAAGGCGTGCCTGCCGTCGCCGGTGCTGCGGTTGCGTCCCATCGTTCGGCGGGTCGACCCCACGCTCTTCGAGTGCTTCAGTTCCCTGATTTCTTcggctccttcctcctcctcctcctccttttccttcttcttctcggAGAACAACTTCTCATCCCACACCAGCCCTGATGAACCTGACCTCCTGAACGTCGTCGCAGATCTTTGTAGCTCTGccatcctccctccctctctctctctctctctctctctctcaatcgatCTCTCGCTAATAAATAGGAGGAGGCCGGAGAAGGAAACGGCGGATGATGAAGGAGAAGATGAAGAGATCCATGGAAACGGTGCAATCTGATGCTGTCATGGAGGATTTTACGTATCATATTAATGTAGCGATTGACGTGACTTCCTTTGGTTGACCTCCTTGTGATTGGCAACCCCGGCTTTCCTTTGGCCAATGGCGGACCCTGCAACGACCCACTCCAACATGGATCCGCCGTCCAAAGTAGAAGAAGAGTGTTCTTCGTTATTAGATGAGACATATTTTAAGTTAGATAGAGGGGATAAGCATTCTTGGGTAGGTTCCTATAGGATATGCATGAAGACAAGATCCACTTGCCGACCAAGCAATCTTGCTGCATCACTTGGCCTAATTGTCTTGGTTGGTGTGCTAAAGAAGGAAAACTTGTCATGACATGAAGAATTCTCTTAGTGTCCAAAGTAACATAATGGTCCCCTTCATGTTGCAATAGTTTTAGGGCACTGACTTCACAAGAGGCCAAGAGTCAATCCTGTGAAGGTAAAGGGCAGACCATATCTGAAACCTAACTCCCTTTCTCAGAATCAgagggaagaagaaaagaaaaggccaTCGATCAACACACTTATATGTACATTGAAATGAGCTAATTTTCTTTGTTTATAGATTCCCTGAGAACGAATGGACACTTTGGGACTTGGACTAGTCAAGTTCAGATGGGAGGAGAATGGATTGAATATTGCACAAGCAGGAAAAGGATCAGATCAAAGCTGACAATATGAAGCACAACTTGACATTCAAAGTTGGGTTTGAATATTTGACTCGTTGAATTATTCATCTGGCAATAAATAACATTGGAAAGGATGCATCATCCACCCAAAGAAAGCAGCAGGATCAGGCAAATTATTCCACCAGATCCTTGTAAATGTGTCTGCTACAACTTATTTCATTTGCTGAGCTGATTATGGTAATTGAAAAAGAGAGACCTTTTCCTCCCACTTCACCACCATGCATGTTAGTAGGACAAGAACCAGATCCCTTTTGACAATCTCTGAATAAGCCTACAGAGACGATAAATTTTCTCAAGGAgcttcaaaatacacatgcaaatTCCTGTACTAAAAACTATAGCAGGAAGCAGATATGCAAGAATGTTTAGAGAATGGAGCATGTTAACCAAGCTTAGCCCTTGATTCAACTGCATTTAATTGAACTTCAAGATCTTAATCCATCATTTAAGGCAAAAAAATGCAATATAAATAAACTAAAAATGCAAAACAAGCTTCTCAAAGCATTGCGTGCTTGAAAGAAACAGATATACAGGCCCTGCAAAAGTTTGTGAACAGCTACTCTAGGAACTTGGACTCTTAAAGAGCTAATGAGCAGTATTAACAGGTTTCAGAGGAAAGTTACATAAAGTTTCCTGGAGTAGAACTTCTGATCAACCAGCGGAGCTGGTCCCAGGCGAAGACCGCCGATATGGAGCACGATGATCAGGAATTCCATCCTCGAGTCGCTTCTCTTCAAACCACTTCAGCACTCTCTTCCATGGAAGATTTGTTACATGTACTATACTGCTGATCATTGCATTCTGTATTGCATAGCACAGAAACCAATTAGCGATAAGACAGTAATACCAAGATGTACCGATCCTAATCGTCATGCCTGTTTACAGATTGGATGCCTAAGTGAACCGAAAAAGAGGAGAATTTCAGCATTATAGTTTGGTGACAAGCTTCCAACTACAAAGGGCTACCTAAGTTATTTCGCGTGATACTGTCTACATTGAATGTCTTAAATACAAAGGTATTTTAGCAAGTTACTCACAGTCGGACGTTTTGTTCGCGAGTAAACTCTTTCTAATGTTTCGATATGCACTTTCTTCAGTCTCTTCTGTGCCAACCACCTTGTTCGCATTACGTGAACAGGAAGTTCTTTAGCGGGCTTGCTTTGTACATCATCCGTCGCTATAGCAGGAGGAGATTCCAACAGCTTGCTTTCTGGTTCAGGTGTATGTGTGGTGTCACCCATTAAGGACTCGCTTGAAGGTTCATTTGTCTGTTTGATTTCATCAGGTAAAGAAGCAGACATAAGCAAAAGATTTGGAGGTGGATCACGAAGCAATTCGAGGACAAAAGCCCTTTCTAGCCCAAGTTCTGCAGCAAGACTTTTAATCTGCAAAGAAAAATACCGTGATAAACGATGAAATAATGAGTATCTTGGAACCATATTAACTATTGTTTAGACAAAATCTTCATTGCATGCGATCTTATGCTATTCATAATAAATTGGTATTCATAGTAAGACACTTACGCTAGTTTTACGCCTACCAATCTTTAAAGCACGTGCCAGTCTCCGCATCTGCCAATTCTTAAGCTTTGGTCTTCTGTCTTCATACTCATCATCCTCATCACTGCCCAAATGACCAGAACTTGGTGAAATTCCAGAAATATCATCATTATCTTCAACCCCTAGTGCTTCCTCTAACTCTAGTTCTAGCCTAGCCAAATCTTCTTCACTTatgtcatcatcaacatcatcactCAGAACGTTATCATTTTTCAAATCTTCCTCCAGTTGGCTGAAAAGTGCCTCAAAAGCATCTTCATCAATATCATCTCCAGCCCAATCATTATTTTGCTCTGTTGACTGACAATAAATTTCCGTCAATATGAGAAGTTCAAACATACATAACTTGCTCATGCATATTACCCAATTTACGCCACTGGTCCTTCAATAGAAACATAAACTTTGGCTGAATAGCatgaaacgaaaaaaaaaaaaaatcttaacaaAAATCCATGGTGGTGCATGTCAAAATCCCATGAAGCCAAAGAATGAAGACTTAACATCAATAACAAAAACACAGTTCATTGATCCTTACTGCTGCAGCTCAACCAGATGGATGTCTTTTGCAAATTAATTGTAAATGACATGATTATAAAAGTAATTACTAATATAGATgtctaaaaaacaaaaaacaatgtTTGCGCATAGAAACAGTAGAAATAACTATGTGATTTTGGTCGATGAGCATAAGATCCATATACCAGATGAATTCTTTGGAACaaagaaatttcaagaaaaagTATCCAATGCCCAAAATAAGCAGATAAAGATAGAAAACCAATCTGACATATGCGACATTTTCAGAGCTCGGTCTAGCACTTACAAGGTCTTCCAAAATGAAGCAAGGAAACAAGTGGTGCAAGTGGGGGCTCACCAGTAACTTAATTGATTGTTGGACATGAAGAGGATTTGCTAAGATTTGAGTGCATAAACAGCTATATGTGATCATATCATTAATTATTCCATTTCACCTTCTCTACAACTACCTACATGTAATTTGGGAGTGATTCCTTTGTTCAATGAACTCTTTCCCACATTTCTATGAGATTTCACCTTATCCTTGGGTGTTTAATCCAATTTTCTGTCATTCTCTTTTTTCATTTATCTGTCTCTTGTGACCAATTATGGTTGTACCTTCTTAACTGTAAACCTGATGGAGAAATGAGAAGCAAAAAAGTAAATGAACTTTGGATGGTGCTAGACTCAGAAGATGTAAATAACACGGATGCTAATTGAAGATCCCCCAAGGAGAAAATTCTTGCATTGCATGGTTGCAAAGATATGGGTGGAGATTACTTTTAGTACAAATGCCTTTATGAATAATGATTGCCAAAGCATAGAATCTAACACGAGGAGTTCAAAGTGGAAGAGAATGTCTGTCACTGTGCTTCGATAAACACCTTATCATTCTAAAAGAGTTGTGAAAGAACGAATTTACGTAGCAATCCCTGAATACACTACAATCTCAGGTCCTTCGGATGAAATCCCACTTACCAAATGGAACCCATGAGAGCATCCTTCTCGTTTGATATTTCCAGACCTCGTTACATGCTTCAAAGTGTCCAACACTTCAACATCCGAATAATCCAACAACGGGACAACTCCCAGAATTCAACAACCAAAATTCAAGTACCATAACTTACTTAATTATCTTATGATACAAGGAAAAGCTGAAACCCTTCTCGGCCATGTACAAGCGTATCAGGTACATCAGTTATAACATTATTCTATCTGAACTCTAAATGGTTTCCAACACTTCGGGATGGTAACATAAGTAGAATAAAGATCCAATTTTTGTGTTCCGAGGGGTTGAATTGTGTTGTGCCTAAGTTTACCAAGGCGCAAAAACTTGAAAAATCCAAGCAAAATAATACTTCGAAGAAGCACGTCAAGAGCCGGCGATTCCGAGCCGGAAGGGGAGGAAACCGTACCTTACGCCTGGGAGGACCTTCCTTAGTTTTGGCGAGCCCCGAGCTGCTCTTCCTGCGCCGAGAGAAGGCGACGAGGGATTGGAAGGAGCGGCGCGGGCGCGGAGGTACAGCCGATGAGGGGAGCTGCTCCGAGGAGCCAACCAGGAGAGGCAGCCTGCTCGTCGTTCTGCATCGGAGGGCTGCCGACGAGACCCCCAAGGCCATGGCGGGCGTCGAAGCGGATGCCGCCATGACCGCCCGAGCGAGCAAAATTATCTCCGCGACCTTTTTATCGCCGGGATTCCTTTGGAAGAGGCCGACGTGGGCGTTAGGCCCAATAAGCCGGTCCGACCCGACCCGCACACAGGTATGCTTATTTTGACGGATTTATCGGAACAGGCAAATTAGAACGAGGACAATAATATGTCATTTTAGCTCAGTTGAAGTCCGCATTAACTGTTCCATAAAAGAGACTACCGAAGGCGGACAGTAACCCAATAATATCTAAATTAAACCTACATATTATTTGATCATATTTTTTAACAATATattattcttctctttttttgtccTTTTAATTAGGGTTCGTCGAGGAGGCCGCGAGGAGGTTTCACCCGTCGCCGGCCGCTCCGgtacgcctcctcctcctcctcctcttttccttcttctcctcttctttctcctcttcttccttattcatcttcttcttcctcttcgacaCGTGTAACCGAAACTGCAATTGTTGATCTTGATCACTGTATTATAAATTGAAAGGGATTGACGAATTGGTAGTTCTGTCAGTCTTTCAAGATAGTTTGTTACCGACCCATTCATTTTGGCAATCTGCTTAATATTGCACTGTTCTTCGAGAAAGAAAATTAACCGAGGCCATTTGCATGAGACAATGGGCAGAAGATGGTGGGTAGCTTTGGATTCAAGTCTCTTTCGTGTTCCTATTGGAAGGAGCTATCGTCAAGAGTTAGATTGCTGTTGTTTAACTGTTGACTGGTTTATGAATAAGCGCACGTTATATTTTGGAGGTCTATCGTAGTGTTTTTAGAGCCTTTGCCCCATGTCAAGCTTTcatgatctttcctattgcaaaccATCATGGAAGGCTCCttttaataatgatttttttttgctttttatacaATTTAGACTTTAATTGCATGTAGGATTGTACTTCCCATTAATCTCCGGTTATTGCACAGGCTATCCTTTATAAAATTAATGCTTTCCTCTCTTTCATGCAATCTTCAAGCATGGACATGCAAgagatgtaaaagaaaaaaaaaattaccgtTTCTTTGCTTATCATTTGATTTTATATCTTCatgaaaaatgtttttttttaatgtattcaCAAGTtattttctgtcttttgtcacTTTTGTGGTAAAGGCTAGCTACATAATGGACTGATTCACTGGGATACTCTATACAGgatagaatattttattttaatacatgTTGAATGTGGCTGTTATTACTTGAATAATTTAATAAGAAATCTAAGTGTTTGTCATGAGCCAATATCCAGTTTTTGGCAATTGCTGGTTTCGTCTACACCATGTTTGTGTTCTAAGCTCTTTGCACTGATACTCCattgtttttttcctttctcGTTTTGCAGCTCAAGTTGTTTGGATTGTCAATACTGTCATCGTGGGAGTTGTGGACAATCTTTCTTTAGGCAAATGGCAAGATTACTGTCAAGCATGGTCCTAAGGGCCATGACCAGTTCCTCTAACAGCACAAAGGTAAGACCAAAATGCTTCTTCAATCCTGAAGGTTACACTTTACCCTAATGTGCAGACTAGAAAATAAGTTATGCAAAGATATTTGCTGACTCAGTTCACAGATATCAAGTTGGCATTTTAAATGTTTGGTGGCTCTATTGTTTTACGTTCATGAAATTGGAGAACTTGTCCTCGCGATATGATAGCAAAATTTCAGCCTTACTTATGCAAATCAGTGTCATAAAAAGGTATTAAAGAAAGCTGGTTTATTCTTAAGATGTGACCTCCAAGATGCAGATGGGGAGTTTTTGAAcagtattagttttttttttttttaatgagggCAGCAAAGTTTGTTTGCAGCCTTCTCCCTTTCATAAAGGTGTATATAATATAATGTAATTTTCTGCTCTAACATTTTAACATTCAAAAGCTTTCATATATGCCATTTTATGAAGCCAGAACTTAGACCCTATGTTACAGTTTATTTGGCCACCTATGGTTTTGCTTCTGGCATATACTGAGGATATTGGTGTTCCTCGTATACACTATGTTCTGTAAAATGATTTACATGCTTTTGTTTTATTCTTCTCTTTGTGCTGCTGAGTAGTGAGATACCACTTTACCTGTTTTGTGTATGCACACATTGTTGATATTTTGAATTTCGTCATACTTCCATTTCATGGCACCAGGTAACACTTAGATTCTGATATTCCTGAGTTTTTGTTTGATCTTCAGGAGTTCTGCAAGACATAGTTTGATTCATATGTCATCTGAAATGTTAATTCTTCAGTTTCTTACAGCTCATACTTAATCTGTATCTATAGCAGAAACATTACCAGAACTCAAATCTAGTTCTTTATGTTGTGGCAAAGGCTTGACAAATTTAGAAAATCTTATGGTTAAATTCTCAAATTTTATTGTTCAtaaatcttttatattttttattgtttgtggCACACATCATGGACTCTTAACAATTAATTATGTATGGTTTCTATTTCATAATCAATTTGTTACCATTTgattatttatgtttttttaaCTCTGATCTCTATTTTTTGAGCTAATTTAGATTTACAGTTTAGTTATAcagctttattttatttttatttgtattaTCCAAGACATCTGATCatgcagtttatgataacatgcaaGAGCAGGTTGCATTTGGTTCATCCTATCTGAAACAGATGAAGTACTCAACCAGGGGAAGTGCTGATTCTGGTGTAAATGCAGATCTTCCCACCAATGGTTTTGCATCTTCTGGCACATACCCAACAAGGATAACCAGCGATCCTGATACACACGAAGACTTTCAGCCAACAAACAAAAATACTGGCATCTCTATACTAGATATTGTGCAGCAGGTGCTAACACTTGCAAGTTAATAGATGATTTTATAAACATAAAAGCAATTCAATATCACCTGTGATTTGATTTTTCATATATGAATGATATTTCCAGATGTAAGACTTTTCGTTGGTTCAGTTTTAGTCAATATTCTTGCAGGATGTCAAGGAAAATCCAGTCATGATTTATATGAAGGGTCTGCCAGATGCCCCTCGCTGTGGATTCAGTGCATTGGCTGTGAAGGTCCTACAACAATATGGTAAGATACCTTGAGTTTGATACATTAGACATCTAGAGTACAATAAAACTATGCAGTTGAGAACTGTTTCAAATGAgtcattttgttttctattttttttaggcTTGTGATTTATGTCTTTTAAATGGATATTTTCAGGTGTCCCTATCAGGGCGAGAGATATTTTGGGAGATCTTAAGCTTAAAGAAAGTGTAAAAGCTTATACGTAAGTTGTCACCCTCTATTTTGTTAGCAAATTTTATATGCATTAAGTTTTTATGCTTTGCATTACTATAGCAAATTTTATTTGTTTCTGGTCATGATTGCCAGTGTTATGGTATACCGATCTGTCCCGAGATGCTATTTCATTTGGTTTTTCATTAACTTGAGTTGTTTTTTAGTGGAACAAATAGATTAATAGAATTTGCCTCGTGAAATAGAACTTGTTTCCCCTATAATTACAAGTTATTTTGCTAAATCCTAATAAATGTCAGCAAATATTGTAAAGATGATATTACGACCAATGTTAATGTTATAAATTCTATTACTTGATTACTATAGAATGTCATATAATATGATAAGCTATCTGGCAAATCAGGAATCAGATACTTTATTCTCTTTAGCGGATGGTGTGTTTATTTACCAGAAGTTGCTTCTGCAACTAAGTTTATTTTATAGAAAATGGAGTTGTAAGAATTCCTTCAAAGATCACTCAGTAAGATTTTTGTTCCGCTTCAACACTAAACATTCAAATGATTTAGTCTCTGTTAAGACATCCGGGTTGGTTAGTGCATTCTTGCACGAGTGATAGGTATCAGGTTTGAGTCcatatgtgagcatcatgtatggCATTTAATCAATGTAacgaaatttttttaatttttttttaaatgacagCTTCAGAAAAGATGGTGCTTTCTTTAAAAAAAGATGGCTTCATATAGGTTTCCATTGTGCTTTGTTCTGTTCATGAATTATATAATCCCTTTAAAACGATTTTAAGATTGGTGTGCTTCTCTGAATTGGTGTCCTCTGAATCGGATGCTGCTAAGTTTTATGGAACTCATATTGGCAACAGATATAAACACCGTATATAACAAGGTAAAATTTGTTCTTCTAATTTCCATTATTGCTTTGGTGGTTATAACTTGTCAGTGGTTCATTCGCAAGTAACATTGTTGTTTTATATCATTTCATAGAAAATAAAAGAGGAATAAGCAATCACTGGAATTGTTATTCTATGTTTGTCTGGTACATTGCAGCAATTGGCCAACATTTCCCCAAGTATTTATCAAAGGAGAGTTTGTAGGAGGATCTGACATTGTTCTTAATATGCATCAGGTGGTTATATTCAACTTAGAATAATACCCCTacgttttgcttttcttttggttTCTTTCATTTAAATTCTGTCTCTGTTATCTTCAGAAAGGCGAACTCAAGGATTTACTGGCAGACATCACTCATAATGGCAACCAAGGCAGGGAGTGAGCGTTGTTGTTGATTCAGGTCCACTGTCTGCAATTGAGAGGCTAATCTAAATGCTCCAGACTTCCTAGTTGTTGGCATCTTTATGCCAGATACTGTTTTCCTAGTACGAAATTCTCGTTTTTGCTATGTAACGTTGGTTACGGCTCCGGCCATCGGGAACAAGTCGGTCTAACCTATGAGCTCGCTTGGTGAAAGCTTACTTCGTCTGCCTGTTTAAGTCAGATGAGAACATCAGCACGCCTTTGTTATCATGCTATAAAAGCATTTAATTTATGGATACAAGTTGTTTGTGGGACTCTTTCATCACTTCCTTGTTAGTGGACTTTATCATGGTTTAGGCTACTTCTCTGGTGTTGTAGGAAGTTCAAAGGCTCATCTCTTGTGGGCTTATCTCGGATTTCCTCGTAAAAACAGTCCTGGTGAGTAGTATGATTGACCAGTGATTTGTTTATTAGCAGAATGAGAAAGTTGTTGTTGGCTGATATAattaaatttgatatatatatatatatatatatatatatatatatacatgtatatatatatatatatatatatacatgtatatatatatatacacatgtatatatatatatacacatgtatatatatatatacacatgtatatatatatatacatgtatgtatatatacatgtatatatatatacatgtatatatatatatatatatatatatatatatatatatatatatatatatatatatatatatatatatatatatatatatatatatatatatatatatatatatacacatgtacatatatatataattgatatgATATGGTATTTCACATGTGAAgttttcattgataaaaaaaaaaataatcatatcatTGGTTAATCTGGTAAGTCCGGTTTAAAATGACTATAAATCTTGATTGCATCGGTTGTGGTTTGGCAGAGGCTTTTTGAGAAACTTAAATTGCTCACTTGGCCTACAATTTTTCTGAAGAAGTTTTGCATCCAACAAAGCCAACCAATGAGACCATCAAATCAGAATCATTAACGCGTAGATCATGATGGTTCTATCACGGCACGCCATGTTCTTCATGTGTTCTTCAAGCGTCTTTGAAGTCGTCAAAACAAACGTATCGAACTACTTGGAACTAAAAAACCAAATAAATTCCAACTTTCCGATTCGTTTTCTTGAAACATCGGGTTTCACACCTCCATGCGACACACCTCCTACTGACCCAAAATGATGCGCAAGTCTCCCGAGCCTTAATCATGCTTTAACAATCGCAATTTGCTGCAGTCTGGTTAGATTAGTCCTTGGAATCATCATCACACGCCGTCCATTTTATCTTTCCTTCCCCTCATCCGGACGGTTCGATCGGCCGATCCTTTCCGTATCAAACGGCTGCGATCGGCTGACACCTATTCTCAAGGAGCGGATTTGAGAGGCACGCAACAATCCGGATTTGATAGCCCCCCTTCGCTTCCGTTTTTATATTTTCCCCAtagttttattttcggatttctcTCGTTGCGGAAGTGGGAAAGAATCGACAGAAGGCAGCGAGAAGAGAACACGAGAGAAGAAAAATAGTTCTCGAGAACAATCGGGTTTCGGTGGATCGATCTCGTCGTCTGTTGAAAGGTTGATGATCTTTTATTGGTAGCTTGATTGATGGCTAGTTTGTGAGATGAGATCATCTTTCGTTCATCGATTTGTTTTGCGGTCCGTAAATCAATTGCTTTCTCATTTTATGATCTTCGATTCGTATTAgcttcttgatgatttttttaaggTTCATTAATGTAGGtctggatgtttttttttttttatttaaaatggtTTTAGTGGTTTTTTCAAACTTGGACTCAATTGAGGTTTGATCATTCAATGGATTCGAAGAAATTCGCGGCTCGGAACTCGTGGATGTGGCTTGAGTCCATGCCAGTTTTTGGTTTGGCAAAAGGTTGAGGTAATTATTTGTGGAAGCGCGTCATCTTTCATGGTGTTTAGTATATAATCAATCAAAATTTTCGTTATCCTTCTTTCCTCTGTATTTGGCCATTACATCAGTTCTTCCTTATATTGTTCTGTGTGATTTTGTCTATGTTTCGTGTGGCTTGGTTAAGGAGTTAAATACGTTCTTTTCTCAGTCATCGGATTATATTTGCTtcgtattaattattatttttcaatGTTTTGTTTGGTAGGGTTTCGAAAAAGAGGGGCTGCCATGAGATTCAAGAAGGGGAACAAGGTGGAGGTTTGGAGCCCGAGGGAGGTTCCGTCAGGCTCATGGCGGAGTGCCGAGATCATCTCGGGCAATGGGCATTACTATACTGTGAGATATGATGGGTATCCGATGGACGGCAGTGTGGCAGTGGACAGAGTGCCAAGGAAAGCTATCAGACCCTGCCCTCCACCTGCTGGAACCCTGAAGGATTCAACATCTGGTGATGTTGTTGAAGTTTTCGACAACAATTCATGGAAGCTCGCTGAGatattggtagttgttgataagaAATACTGTTCTGTTAGGCTCCTTGGATCCTCCAGGGAGATCAGAGCCCACAAATCTCTCTTAAGGAGACGGCTGTCTTGGCAAGACAACAAGTGGGTGATGATTCATAAGGTAACATCATATGTGTTTATTCTCGATTAAATTGCTCCTAACTCCATGTGCATGaatctttatattattttttgtataaATTTCACATGCACAATTTTCACCAAGTTAACTTGGTGTAGTTGTTCTTCTGTTATAGTCCAAGTCTTTTTAGTTGCTGTAACCTTCACAAATCTTTTTGTTCCATAGCTATTTTGGTACTCAATGCTATATGAGTATTTACATTTGCATGTTGTTCATCTTAATGATACTTGTTATTTCCATTAGGATTCTGGAGTACAAAATGGTGCAATGCTAAGCAGTCTGTCAAGAGGAGGAAAGTCCAGTTACCACTTGCCTCAGTCATGTGTGGAGATAGATAATTCTGCTGGAAAGAGCCTTTTTCCTATTGAAAATTATGATTTTCCTGAGAAAGCTAGACGATTCCTCTCAAGAGAAACAAAGAAAAGgccatttgatatatatattccTGCTGAGAAGTGCAATGATGTTAGAAGAAAGACAAGGGCAACCGAAAAAAATGGGATGGATCAAAGAATATCTACTGAGCACCCAATACATTGTCT
This DNA window, taken from Musa acuminata AAA Group cultivar baxijiao chromosome BXJ3-7, Cavendish_Baxijiao_AAA, whole genome shotgun sequence, encodes the following:
- the LOC103990299 gene encoding uncharacterized protein At1g15400-like, which produces MAELQRSATTFRRSGSSGLVWDEKLFSEKKKEKEEEEEEGAEEIRELKHSKSVGSTRRTMGRNRSTGDGRHAFRAGVLPPNVDPPSPKVPRCLCCGFFGKRGSARPSKPRSQ
- the LOC103990298 gene encoding protein OVEREXPRESSOR OF CATIONIC PEROXIDASE 3, producing the protein MAASASTPAMALGVSSAALRCRTTSRLPLLVGSSEQLPSSAVPPRPRRSFQSLVAFSRRRKSSSGLAKTKEGPPRRKSTEQNNDWAGDDIDEDAFEALFSQLEEDLKNDNVLSDDVDDDISEEDLARLELELEEALGVEDNDDISGISPSSGHLGSDEDDEYEDRRPKLKNWQMRRLARALKIGRRKTSIKSLAAELGLERAFVLELLRDPPPNLLLMSASLPDEIKQTNEPSSESLMGDTTHTPEPESKLLESPPAIATDDVQSKPAKELPVHVMRTRWLAQKRLKKVHIETLERVYSRTKRPTNAMISSIVHVTNLPWKRVLKWFEEKRLEDGIPDHRAPYRRSSPGTSSAG
- the LOC103990297 gene encoding monothiol glutaredoxin-S4, mitochondrial; the protein is MARLLSSMVLRAMTSSSNSTKVAFGSSYLKQMKYSTRGSADSGVNADLPTNGFASSGTYPTRITSDPDTHEDFQPTNKNTGISILDIVQQDVKENPVMIYMKGLPDAPRCGFSALAVKVLQQYGVPIRARDILGDLKLKESVKAYTNWPTFPQVFIKGEFVGGSDIVLNMHQKGELKDLLADITHNGNQGRE
- the LOC135585721 gene encoding uncharacterized protein LOC135585721, translating into MRFKKGNKVEVWSPREVPSGSWRSAEIISGNGHYYTVRYDGYPMDGSVAVDRVPRKAIRPCPPPAGTLKDSTSGDVVEVFDNNSWKLAEILVVVDKKYCSVRLLGSSREIRAHKSLLRRRLSWQDNKWVMIHKDSGVQNGAMLSSLSRGGKSSYHLPQSCVEIDNSAGKSLFPIENYDFPEKARRFLSRETKKRPFDIYIPAEKCNDVRRKTRATEKNGMDQRISTEHPIHCLEKVDAVASKGRVMGEKCMHTCLNNRTIVSSKIESGRGRPSSDKQKCLVRSAEFNDAESTSSSVGSCSVGSSPCRLPWHHETYPSKELYNHYDHAETSCGVEREFSLSRKDELQAEIHQLELNAYRSSLIALHALGPISWEREALMTNLRLMLNISNDEHLMELRNLMHSEMTTTTS